In a genomic window of Lycium ferocissimum isolate CSIRO_LF1 chromosome 9, AGI_CSIRO_Lferr_CH_V1, whole genome shotgun sequence:
- the LOC132030727 gene encoding uncharacterized protein At5g39865-like, with amino-acid sequence MGCVSSTLLNQDHEFTQMGGSAAGFSHHIVSLTSTTYGLITLDPPSSPPPPTTTTTPPTPTPPPRHTLGSLFPSPLSEPRILKSHTSDIINSWELMAGLDSTPITDSFRFPSLRKSSFFNKENSSPNVADGVDKADIFKLSCGSELDGFEKLCPPNGEDKIVIYTTTLRGVRKTFEACNAVRSAIEGLGVLYSERDISMDRGFREELKELVKGKESSELIPPRVFFKGRYIGGAEEVMSIVEEGNFGDLLQGLPKVKAGCVCEGCGGVRFMPCFTCNGSCKMVKEDAEQNEGKTVVIRCTECNENGLVLCPICC; translated from the coding sequence ATGGGTTGCGTTTCATCCACTCTGCTAAACCAGGACCATGAATTCACCCAAATGGGTGGCTCTGCTGCCGGCTTCAGCCATCACATTGTCTCTCTCACTTCCACCACTTATGGTCTCATAACCCTCGACCCACCTTCCtctcccccaccccccaccaccaccactacgCCTCCTACCCCTACCCCACCCCCTCGACACACTCTTGGTTCACTTTTCCCAAGCCCCTTGTCTGAACCAAGAATCCTCAAGTCACACACTTCTGACATTATCAATTCTTGGGAACTTATGGCTGGTCTTGATTCCACCCCCATCACTGACAGCTTTCGGTTTCCATCTTTACGCAAATCATCATTCTTCAACAAAGAGAATTCAAGCCCCAATGTTGCTGATGGGGTTGATAAAGCTGACATTTTTAAGTTGTCTTGTGGTTCTGAGCTTGATGGGTTTGAAAAGCTTTGTCCGCCAAACGGTGAGGATAAAATAGTGATCTATACGACGACGTTGAGGGGTGTGAGGAAGACCTTTGAGGCTTGTAATGCTGTGAGATCAGCCATTGAGGGGCTTGGGGTTTTGTATTCTGAGAGGGATATCTCAATGGATAGGGGTTTTAGGGAAGAATTGAAGGAGCTGGTGAAGGGTAAAGAGAGTAGTGAGTTAATACCTCCAAGGGTGTTTTTTAAAGGGAGGTATATTGGTGGGGCTGAAGAGGTAATGAGTATTGTGGAGGAGGGTAATTTTGGGGATTTGCTACAAGGGTTACCTAAGGTGAAAGCTGGTTGTGTTTGTGAGGGTTGTGGGGGTGTTAGGTTCATGCCTTGTTTTACGTGTAATGGGAGCTGCAAGATGGTGAAGGAAGACGCGGAACAGAATGAAGGCAAAACTGTGGTGATAAGGTGTACCGAGTGTAATGAAAATGGATTGGTGCTTTGCCCCATTTGTTGCTAA
- the LOC132069502 gene encoding NAC domain-containing protein 43-like, which yields MSKDMNLSVNGQSQVPPGFRFHPTEEELLHYYLRKKVAYEKIDLDVIRDVDLNKLEPWDIQEKCRIGSAPQTDWYFFSHKDKKYPTGTRTNRATAAGFWKATGRDKVIHSNCKRIGMRKTLVFYKGRAPHGLKSDWIMHEYRLDDNINPQETVNINATESSNQEEGWVVCRVFKKKNYHKALETPHQSSSSALSMNSRSSTLVQKPNNDGVLDQILMYMGRSCKQQDMENKHSNNLVNNVNSIHLNDHIVQINNNSFINNNNNNNRFIHLPALENHHSPTNNMDDVSSLQLIQQDCCSFDEMLTETEPKNSAAAGPGPGPSDWVSLDRLVASQLNGHDHVEITSNGENNNIYFPLHHGLQLGHLRTSGGTNDDEEAFSQSQAHDDDVDVEFWSYARSSSSSPSDPLCHLSV from the exons ATGTCGAAAGACATGAATCTGTCAGTAAATGGGCAATCTCAAGTGCCTCCCGGATTCCGTTTTCATCCAACTGAGGAAGAACTTCTTCACTATTACTTGAGGAAAAAGGTTGCCTATGAGAAAATTGATCTTGACGTTATTCGCGACGTTGATCTCAACAAGCTCGAACCCTGGGATATTCAAG AGAAGTGTAGAATAGGATCGGCCCCGCAAACCGATTGGTACTTTTTCAGTCACAAAGACAAGAAGTATCCGACAGGAACTAGAACAAATCGTGCAACTGCTGCCGGATTCTGGAAGGCTACAGGTCGTGATAAAGTCATACACAGCAATTGTAAGAGAATAGGGATGAGAAAGACCTTAGTCTTTTATAAAGGACGTGCTCCTCATGGACTGAAATCAGATTGGATCATGCATGAGTATCGCCTTGACGACAACATCAATCCCCAAGAAACTGTAAACATTAAT GCAACCGAGTCAAGTAACCAGGAAGAAGGGTGGGTGGTGTGCCGTGTGTTTAAGAAGAAGAATTACCATAAGGCACTTGAGACTCCTCATCAGAGCTCATCATCAGCACTCTCCATGAACTCTAGAAGCAGTACACTTGTTCAAAAACCAAACAATGACGGCGTTCTTGATCAAATACTCATGTACATGGGAAGGTCATGCAAGCAACAAGACATGGAAAACAAACACAGCAACAACCTCGTCAACAACGTCAACAGTATTCACTTGAACGACCATATTGTGCAAATAAACAACAACtccttcatcaacaacaacaacaacaacaatagatTCATCCACCTTCCAGCACTAGAGAATCATCATTCTCCAACCAATAACATGGATGACGTGTCATCTCTACAACTAATCCAACAAGATTGCTGTAGCTTTGATGAGATGCTAACAGAGACAGAACCAAAAAATAGCGCTGCTGCTGGGCCTGGGCCAGGCCCGAGTGATTGGGTTTCTCTAGATCGTCTGGTGGCTTCTCAACTTAATGGCCATGATCATGTGGAAATTACATCAAACGGtgagaacaacaacatatattttCCTCTTCATCATGGGTTACAGCTAGGTCACTTGCGTACAAGCGGGGGAAcaaatgatgatgaggaagcgtTCTCACAATCTCAAGCACATGACGACGACGTTGACGTTGAATTTTGGAGCTATGCTcgatcttcatcatcatcaccctCAGATCCATTATGCCACTTGTCTGTCTAA
- the LOC132069503 gene encoding uncharacterized protein LOC132069503: MGNCLLGGVGDGNEDMVKVVTSTGGIMEFVAPISVEFITEEFPGHGIFKSHDLFWKPLPSQELLVAGQSYYLLPLNQEQSSNIISTDKDIDYNVMTKIEIGHVRSNSVPLPPQVQNLVVAPYRMSFDSQGLLKRSYTEALYRYNNSNSNSRSQRQSKKKKNGGFWKVKLVISPEQLLEILSQETATQELIESVRTVAKCGKSGTNSSSSSVNSVGFSDSWSLSSSRNASSYKDALFSLD; the protein is encoded by the coding sequence ATGGGAAATTGCTTGTTAGGAGGAGTTGGAGATGGAAATGAAGATATGGTGAAAGTGGTAACATCCACTGGTGGAATCATGGAGTTCGTTGCTCCCATTTCAGTGGAGTTCATCACTGAAGAATTTCCGGGACACGGTATTTTTAAAAGCCATGATCTTTTTTGGAAACCACTGCCATCACAGGAATTGCTAGTAGCAGGACAGTCATATTATCTACTGCCGCTCAACCAAGAACAAAGTAGCAATATTATTAGTACTGATAAGGATATTGATTATAATGTTATGACCAAGATAGAAATAGGACATGTAAGATCAAACAGCGTGCCACTTCCTCCACAAGTCCAAAATCTAGTGGTTGCGCCTTATAGAATGTCATTCGATAGCCAAGGATTACTAAAAAGGTCTTACACTGAAGCACTGTATCGATACAACAACAGCAATAGCAATAGCCGAAGTCAGAGGCagagcaagaagaagaagaacggCGGCTTTTGGAAAGTGAAATTGGTCATAAGTCCAGAACAACTATTGGAGATTTTGTCACAGGAGACAGCCACACAAGAGTTGATTGAGAGTGTGAGAACTGTGGCCAAATGCGGCAAAAGTGGAACCaactcctcctcctcctcagTCAACTCCGTTGGATTTTCCGATTCGTGGAGTCTTTCGAGTAGTAGAAACGCTTCCTCCTACAAAGATGCCTTATTTTCTTTAGATTAG